The following proteins come from a genomic window of Flavobacterium eburneipallidum:
- a CDS encoding malectin domain-containing carbohydrate-binding protein: MKKIIYILFFITAFSWSQTQEKATSFRKEVSLNSSWETIVLDKLPEQEETFVQNPKVNSQWQKVNVPHNWDQYYGFRRTKHGNLHGTAWYHKTLKVDKKDISKRLFLFFEGVSSYATVWVNGKKVGEHKGGRTTFTVDITKAVSFEKVNNIIVKASHPSFIADLPWVCGGCSGEWGFSEGSQPMGIFRPVTLVVTDEVRIEPFGVHIWNDKSTSKEKAILNITTEIKNYGTSNRNVTIENTLFDTNGKKVVSVKTDVKNTSGETKEIAQTLPEIANPKLWLPANPYLYQLVTTISENGKKIDELKRPYGIRWVSWPVSRDGKDNRFYINDEPLFVNGTCEYEHLIGNSHSFSDEQIHSRIEQIKAGGFNAFREAHQPHNLKYQEELDQNGILFWSQFSAHIWYDTPEFKENFKTLLREWIKERRNNASVVMWGLQNESTIPKEFAEECTQIIREMDPMSASQRIVTTCNGGEGTDWNVVQNWSGTYGGDPFNYDVEMSTQLLNGEYGAWRSHDLHTEGEFDQKGILSENRFSQLMEIKVREAESVKDKIAGQFNWLFASHENPGRVQNGEGFRDIDKVGPVNYKGLFSIWGEPLDAYYMYRANYVSNKINPMVYIVSHTWPNRWDAPGIKNGIDVYSNCDEVELFNDINKASLGKLKNPGLGQHFQWNNVNIQYNVLYAVGYVNGKAVAKDYIVLNSLPKAPNFNALETKKETILQPQKGYNYIYRVNCGGAAITDSLWNTWEADVHKSGENTWGSLSWTDNFKQLPDFYASQRSTFDPISGTKDWKLFQSFRYGIDKLRYEFPAPDGEYLVELYFTEPWYGTGGGLDCKGWRLFDVAINENVVLKDLDIWSEVGHDSALKKTFFVKSKNGKIIISFPNVKASQAIISAIAIATKDKMVKGALASPKNIQNVESNSETKIGSWLDINSKQYSDSKVVFTQLPAEVYGADYLQISSKAKSSEAFIVKEDSEIYLLNMSKDSVSGYKRMTEIARNSDKVEFSVFHKKVKKGEKVGFENSTIAVVPTYDMGEKDDSRPVVLLEAETAKTTGAGIEKGNFKKADYIEFKEKTKNSIQFEVKPGVAGIYLMRFRFMNRNETPLKVKFKMEDAYGILMRNDTIEFPSATEKWKILNTTSGGYINAGTYKITIESDDIKGLLLDNFEFQ; encoded by the coding sequence ATGAAAAAAATAATTTACATACTATTTTTTATAACTGCTTTTTCGTGGTCGCAAACCCAGGAAAAAGCAACATCCTTTCGTAAAGAAGTTTCGCTGAACTCCTCTTGGGAAACCATTGTTTTGGACAAACTTCCGGAACAGGAAGAAACCTTTGTGCAAAATCCAAAAGTAAATTCCCAGTGGCAAAAAGTAAATGTACCCCACAATTGGGATCAGTATTACGGATTCCGAAGAACGAAACACGGTAATTTACACGGAACTGCTTGGTATCACAAAACATTAAAAGTTGACAAAAAAGATATTTCAAAAAGACTTTTTCTCTTTTTCGAAGGTGTAAGTTCTTATGCTACGGTTTGGGTAAACGGCAAAAAAGTTGGCGAACACAAAGGCGGAAGAACCACTTTTACAGTCGATATTACAAAAGCAGTTTCTTTCGAAAAAGTAAACAATATAATTGTCAAAGCCTCGCATCCATCCTTCATTGCCGATTTGCCTTGGGTTTGTGGAGGCTGTTCCGGAGAATGGGGATTTTCAGAAGGCTCCCAACCAATGGGTATTTTCAGACCCGTAACTTTGGTCGTTACTGATGAAGTTCGGATAGAACCTTTCGGTGTTCACATTTGGAATGACAAATCAACTTCCAAAGAAAAAGCGATTCTGAACATTACTACCGAAATTAAAAACTACGGAACTTCAAATAGAAACGTTACTATCGAAAACACCCTTTTTGATACAAACGGGAAAAAAGTTGTTAGCGTAAAAACTGATGTCAAAAACACTTCAGGAGAAACTAAAGAAATTGCACAAACACTTCCCGAAATTGCAAACCCAAAATTGTGGTTACCTGCCAATCCGTATTTGTACCAATTGGTTACCACAATTTCTGAAAACGGGAAAAAAATAGACGAACTAAAAAGACCCTACGGAATCCGTTGGGTTAGCTGGCCAGTGAGCAGAGACGGAAAAGACAATCGTTTTTACATTAACGATGAGCCTTTGTTTGTCAATGGAACCTGCGAATATGAACATTTGATTGGGAACAGCCATTCGTTTTCTGATGAGCAAATTCATTCCAGAATTGAACAAATAAAAGCAGGCGGTTTCAATGCTTTCCGTGAAGCGCACCAGCCTCATAATTTAAAATATCAGGAAGAGTTGGATCAAAACGGAATCCTGTTTTGGAGTCAGTTTTCAGCTCATATTTGGTACGACACACCCGAATTCAAGGAAAATTTTAAAACCTTGTTACGAGAATGGATCAAGGAACGTCGAAACAATGCGTCAGTCGTAATGTGGGGATTGCAAAATGAAAGCACCATCCCGAAGGAATTTGCGGAAGAATGTACCCAAATCATCCGCGAAATGGATCCAATGTCGGCTTCACAACGCATCGTTACAACTTGTAACGGAGGCGAAGGAACCGATTGGAATGTCGTACAAAACTGGTCGGGAACCTACGGTGGCGATCCTTTCAACTACGATGTCGAAATGAGTACGCAATTGCTAAACGGAGAATACGGCGCCTGGCGTTCACACGACCTGCACACCGAAGGCGAATTTGACCAAAAAGGAATTTTGAGCGAAAACCGCTTCTCCCAATTAATGGAAATCAAAGTCCGAGAAGCCGAATCGGTAAAAGATAAAATCGCAGGACAATTCAATTGGCTTTTTGCTTCGCACGAAAATCCGGGACGCGTGCAAAATGGAGAAGGATTTAGGGATATAGACAAAGTCGGACCCGTAAATTACAAAGGACTTTTTAGCATCTGGGGAGAACCTCTGGATGCGTATTATATGTACCGCGCCAATTATGTTTCGAACAAAATCAATCCAATGGTGTACATCGTATCGCACACCTGGCCGAATCGTTGGGATGCTCCAGGAATTAAAAACGGAATCGATGTGTACTCCAATTGTGATGAGGTAGAATTGTTCAATGACATCAATAAAGCATCGCTCGGAAAACTAAAAAATCCAGGATTGGGACAGCATTTTCAATGGAATAATGTCAATATTCAATATAACGTTTTGTATGCCGTAGGATATGTAAACGGAAAAGCAGTTGCCAAAGATTATATTGTATTGAACAGTTTGCCAAAAGCGCCTAATTTCAATGCTTTAGAAACGAAAAAAGAAACGATTTTACAGCCTCAAAAAGGATATAATTATATTTACAGAGTCAATTGTGGTGGTGCAGCTATAACAGATTCTTTATGGAATACTTGGGAAGCAGATGTCCACAAAAGCGGAGAAAACACCTGGGGTTCATTATCGTGGACAGATAATTTCAAGCAATTGCCTGATTTTTATGCCAGTCAAAGAAGTACTTTTGACCCAATTTCAGGAACAAAAGACTGGAAATTGTTTCAAAGTTTCAGATACGGAATCGATAAATTACGTTACGAATTCCCAGCTCCGGACGGAGAATATCTGGTAGAATTGTATTTCACAGAGCCTTGGTACGGAACCGGTGGCGGACTGGATTGCAAAGGCTGGCGTTTGTTTGATGTAGCCATCAATGAGAATGTGGTTCTGAAAGATTTGGATATCTGGAGTGAAGTCGGACACGATTCGGCGCTAAAGAAAACCTTCTTCGTAAAAAGCAAAAACGGAAAAATTATTATCTCTTTCCCAAATGTAAAAGCAAGTCAGGCAATTATTTCGGCTATTGCAATTGCAACCAAAGATAAAATGGTAAAAGGAGCTTTGGCTTCGCCAAAAAATATTCAGAATGTTGAGAGTAATTCAGAAACTAAAATCGGTTCTTGGTTGGATATCAATTCCAAACAATATTCAGATTCTAAAGTTGTTTTTACGCAATTACCTGCTGAAGTTTATGGTGCAGATTATTTGCAGATTTCATCTAAAGCTAAATCTTCGGAAGCTTTCATAGTCAAAGAAGATTCGGAAATTTATCTACTTAACATGTCAAAAGATTCTGTTTCAGGGTATAAAAGAATGACAGAAATTGCCAGAAATTCAGATAAAGTTGAATTTTCGGTTTTCCATAAAAAAGTAAAAAAAGGAGAAAAAGTTGGTTTTGAAAATAGCACAATTGCTGTCGTTCCAACTTACGATATGGGAGAAAAAGACGATTCAAGACCCGTTGTTCTTTTGGAAGCAGAAACCGCCAAAACCACTGGAGCCGGAATCGAAAAAGGAAACTTCAAAAAAGCCGATTATATCGAATTTAAGGAGAAAACAAAAAACAGCATTCAGTTTGAAGTTAAACCGGGTGTTGCAGGAATTTACCTGATGCGTTTCCGATTTATGAACCGAAACGAAACACCTTTGAAAGTCAAATTTAAAATGGAAGACGCCTACGGAATCCTGATGCGAAATGACACGATTGAATTTCCTTCGGCAACAGAAAAATGGAAAATTTTGAATACAACTTCTGGAGGATACATTAACGCAGGAACCTATAAAATCACAATAGAATCAGACGATATAAAAGGATTGTTGTTGGATAATTTCGAGTTTCAATAA
- a CDS encoding alpha-d-galacturonidase, translating into MKYLSLLFLGLYVTFASAQNITIVRDANAPRAKYGAEKLSETATTKGFKVVFADKAPKKSKDKVIVIGEKGTDFWTQNAKTAKIDDSKLTKKEGFQIRTQKNFIYIEGTDATGALYGAMELVDRIKNSGEIPSEINVEDSPEMVLRGSCIGVQKPVYLPGRDVYEYPYTPESFPWFYDKKLWTKYLDMMVDNRMNSLYLWNGHPFASLVKLKDYPFALEVSEEDFKKNEEIYNYLTVEANKRGIWVIQMFYNIIVSKPFAEHYNIKTQDRSRPITPEIADYTKKSITAFIEKYPNVGLLVCLGEAINTIDDDVEWFNKTIIPGVQQGMKNLKITNEPPIIVRAHDTDAPLVMEKALPLYKNLYTMHKYNGESLTTYTPRGPWGEIHKKLSSLNSVHISNVHILANLEPFRYGSPDFIQKTVQAMHTAHGANALHLYPQASYWDWPYTADKTKTGERLLEMDRDWIWYKAWARYAWDSKRDRNEEIKYWDKDLATKYGTDLEAANNIQKAYDEAGEIAPKTLRRFGITEGNRQTLLLGMFESQLVNPAKWRVYPGFHESCGPVGELLLEYAKKEWNKEPHVGELPTQIIAEITQHGKLAVEAIDKAESKVTKDKEEFLRLKNDMHAYKAFADFFSEKVKAAILVLRYSYSNEIADLDKALPHLEESIKHYELLVNLTKDHYLYANSMQTAQRRIPIGGDDGNNKTWAELLPHYERELANFKRNLDLLKSSKDGKIVTKEGKPWKTAEVTLLSESKGTYAVKNGTKVYGTPISELVKVAPELQNLKGITFDETAQNENGTHLKFKNTKAVKLVVGYFNSDQKRFLFPPSLETDAAGNAHGQAEVILASAMNLKELPRINIHTYTFQPGENKLDLGKGRVLILGFIDANQTVTTRDVGYIDANEKGAVDWLFY; encoded by the coding sequence ACTATACGTAACTTTTGCATCAGCGCAAAACATCACCATCGTTCGTGATGCCAATGCACCAAGGGCGAAATACGGAGCCGAAAAACTATCGGAAACCGCAACAACAAAAGGATTCAAAGTGGTTTTTGCAGACAAAGCCCCTAAAAAATCAAAAGACAAAGTAATCGTAATTGGCGAAAAAGGAACCGATTTTTGGACACAAAATGCCAAAACCGCCAAAATCGACGACAGCAAATTAACCAAGAAAGAAGGTTTCCAAATCCGCACACAAAAAAACTTTATTTATATTGAAGGAACCGATGCAACCGGAGCCTTGTATGGCGCCATGGAATTGGTTGACCGAATCAAAAATTCAGGCGAAATTCCGTCAGAAATCAATGTCGAGGACAGTCCCGAAATGGTCTTGAGGGGTTCTTGTATCGGGGTTCAAAAACCGGTATATCTTCCGGGCAGGGACGTTTACGAATACCCATACACGCCCGAATCTTTTCCCTGGTTTTACGACAAAAAGCTGTGGACTAAATACTTGGACATGATGGTTGATAACCGCATGAATTCCCTGTATTTGTGGAACGGACATCCGTTTGCTTCTTTGGTAAAACTGAAAGATTATCCGTTTGCATTGGAAGTAAGCGAAGAGGATTTCAAAAAGAACGAAGAAATTTATAATTATCTCACTGTTGAAGCCAATAAAAGAGGAATCTGGGTCATCCAAATGTTTTACAACATCATTGTTTCCAAGCCATTTGCGGAGCATTACAACATCAAAACACAGGATCGTTCTCGTCCGATAACGCCCGAAATTGCCGATTATACCAAAAAATCAATCACTGCTTTCATCGAAAAATATCCAAACGTGGGATTGTTGGTGTGTTTGGGAGAAGCCATCAATACCATCGATGACGATGTGGAATGGTTCAATAAAACCATTATTCCAGGTGTTCAACAAGGCATGAAAAATTTGAAGATTACCAATGAACCGCCAATTATTGTGCGTGCTCACGATACCGATGCGCCTTTGGTAATGGAAAAAGCGCTTCCGTTGTATAAAAATCTATACACGATGCACAAGTACAATGGCGAGTCCTTGACGACTTACACGCCACGCGGCCCTTGGGGAGAAATTCACAAAAAGTTGAGTTCCTTGAATTCGGTGCACATTTCAAACGTGCATATTTTGGCAAATTTGGAGCCTTTCCGTTACGGATCTCCTGATTTTATCCAAAAAACGGTTCAGGCTATGCACACTGCCCACGGTGCCAATGCACTTCATTTGTATCCACAGGCATCGTATTGGGACTGGCCTTACACGGCCGATAAAACCAAAACAGGCGAACGATTGCTTGAAATGGATCGCGACTGGATTTGGTACAAAGCTTGGGCAAGATATGCTTGGGACAGCAAAAGAGACCGAAATGAAGAAATTAAATATTGGGATAAAGATTTGGCCACTAAATACGGGACTGATTTAGAAGCAGCCAATAATATTCAAAAAGCTTACGACGAAGCCGGAGAAATTGCCCCAAAAACCTTGAGACGTTTCGGAATCACCGAAGGAAATCGTCAGACTTTATTATTAGGAATGTTCGAAAGTCAATTAGTCAATCCAGCCAAATGGAGAGTTTACCCGGGATTCCACGAATCTTGCGGGCCAGTGGGCGAGTTGCTTTTGGAGTACGCCAAAAAAGAATGGAACAAAGAACCACACGTTGGGGAATTGCCAACGCAAATCATTGCAGAGATCACGCAACACGGAAAATTAGCGGTTGAAGCCATCGACAAAGCCGAGTCAAAAGTGACCAAAGACAAAGAAGAATTCCTGCGTCTGAAAAACGATATGCACGCTTATAAAGCCTTCGCCGATTTCTTTTCGGAGAAAGTGAAAGCTGCAATTTTGGTATTGCGTTACAGCTATTCCAACGAAATTGCCGACTTGGATAAAGCCCTACCGCATCTGGAAGAGAGCATCAAACATTACGAATTATTGGTGAATCTAACCAAAGACCATTATTTGTATGCCAACAGTATGCAGACCGCACAACGCCGAATCCCGATTGGCGGAGACGACGGAAACAACAAAACCTGGGCAGAATTATTGCCCCATTACGAAAGAGAATTGGCTAATTTCAAGCGAAATCTGGATCTTTTAAAATCATCCAAAGATGGTAAAATCGTAACCAAAGAAGGCAAGCCGTGGAAAACTGCCGAGGTAACTTTGTTAAGTGAAAGCAAAGGAACTTACGCTGTCAAAAACGGAACAAAAGTGTACGGAACACCAATTTCAGAACTGGTAAAAGTAGCTCCTGAACTGCAAAACCTAAAAGGAATCACATTCGATGAAACCGCTCAAAACGAAAACGGGACACACCTGAAATTCAAAAATACCAAAGCCGTAAAATTGGTGGTAGGTTATTTCAATTCCGATCAGAAAAGATTTTTATTCCCACCAAGTCTGGAGACAGATGCAGCCGGAAATGCCCACGGTCAGGCCGAAGTAATCCTGGCAAGTGCAATGAATTTGAAGGAATTGCCAAGAATCAACATTCACACCTACACTTTCCAGCCGGGAGAAAATAAACTGGATTTAGGTAAAGGGAGAGTATTGATTTTAGGATTTATTGATGCGAACCAAACCGTTACGACTCGCGATGTCGGTTACATTGATGCCAATGAAAAAGGGGCGGTGGATTGGTTGTTTTATTAA